ATGACGCGGAGGGCCAGCCGGTCAGGCTGGTGCCAACTGATGGCCAGAGGAGAGCATCCATGACCTCATGCTCATGATCCTCACCGGTCACCCCACTGGTCGCATGTCCAGGTTCGGGAGGTTTCACTGTGCTGTCCGGCCCGGCCGGGCGATAGCCTGAACCGGCACAGAAACGACAAAGGCGCCGGGCAGAGCCGCCTGGGCGTGGATCGGGAGGGGAACCGTGGCCGAGTCGGAGTCAACCGTGGAGTCGCAGGGAGAGAGCGAGAGCCTGACCACGCCTCATCCTGATCATCTGGTGCCGAACTCGGCCCGGATGTACGACTACTGGCTCGGGGGCAAGGACAACTACGCCGCTGACCGTCAGCTGGCCGAGCTGTTCCTTCAGAAGATTCCCTCGATGCGCGAGATGGCCAGGGCCAACCGCGACTTCGTCACCCGGGCCACGCACTACCTGGCCGCCCACGGGGTGCGGCAGTTCATCGACATCGGCACCGGCATCCCGACCAGCCCCAACCTGCACGAGACCGCGCAGAGCATTGCGCCGGACGCTCACGTGGTCTACGCCGACAACGACCCGGTGGTGCTCGCCCACGCCCGGGCTCTGATGATCAGCAACGAGGTCGGGCAGGTCGCCTACATCGACGCCGACGTGCGGAAGCCGGAGCAGCTCCTGGGCAGTACGGAACTGCGGGAACAGCTCGACCTCGACCGCCCGGTCGCGCTCATGCTGGTCGCGGTGCTCATGCTCATCGATGACGCCGAAGACATCCACGCCACCGTGGCCCAGCTGCGCGACGCTCTGCCGTCGGGCAGCTACCTCGCGATCACCCACCCCACGGCCGACTTCGACCCGCCGGTGGTGCAAGAAGTCACCGACTCCGCCCGTGCCACCGGCATGACCTTCGTACCGCGCTCACGCGACGAGGTGGCCAGCTTCTTCGGCGACTGGGACGTGGTGGAGCCGGGCATCGTGCCGGTGCGGGCCTGGCCCGACGAGAACGTGGACGGCGCGAAATCGGCCTGGTACTGGGCGGCCATCGCCCGCAAGCCCTGAACAGGTATCCCGTGTTCGTGATCATGTAATCCCTAGCCTCCGGCCGGGAGGGATCTCACCTCGCCGGGGAAGTGGTGACACCACCCGGCCGAAGGCTGGGGATCGCATGATCACGAACGGGGGATGAGGCCAGGTCAGCCCTGGGTTGCCCTCGGCTGGGCAGCACCGGTCGATGTGCTGCTGGTCGATGGCTGGATGGTGGCGGGTGTCGTGCCCAGCAGGGTCTGGCGCAGTTTGTACCTCACCAGGGCCGGGCTCAGTTGCTCCTCGAAGTACGGGGTGAGGGTGCGGGCGTAGGTGGCGGTGAGGTGATGGTCGTCGCGGTACATGAGCATGTCGCCCATCACCGCGGGGCACCGTTCGGCCGCGCAGATCTTGTCGTTGAGGTCGATCACCGGGGTGTCGGTCTCGGCGGAGGCGGCCTTCACCATGCCGGAGTTACGCAGGGCGAACGGCCTCGATCGGGAACAGGCCATCAGGTCTTCCAGGTGCGTGCTGACGCACTCCGGCATGTCGTGCAGCATGCGCGGGGTCTCGGCGATCGTGACCGTCGGGATGCCGGCGTTCTGCATCTCGTGCAGCCGCACGTTCAGGCCCCGGATCATCTCCTGCCGGTTTGCCTCGCCGGTGAGCCCGACCCCGTTCCTGACCGTGGCGTAGTACTCGAGCTGGGTGGTGACGAGCAGATCGGGATGCTCTTTCAGTGCCTCCTGCTTCACCGAGTCGTTCCAGGTCACACAGTTGGAGTACTCCACCTTCGGTGCCTGGTAGCGACGGGTGTCGGAGAACGCGCAGCCGGCCTTCGTGATCGAAGTCAGCTGCCAGTGATGCTCCTTGGCGATCTGGATCAGCGTCGGCAGCCACTGGCCCATCTTCGAGTCACCCACCGCCATCACCCGGGGGCCGACGCCTCCGGTGCGATAGTCGAAGACACACAGATTGATGGTGTCGTCGGCGTAGTTCGAGGGACAGTCCCGGTCGTAGATCTCGCCGTTGTCCACCGCGGCCTTCTCCGGGCGGGGGGTGAGAGCCGTCGCGGTCTGCTGTAGTTGTGTGGGGGCCGCGGCGCCCAGCGCATTGACCGGGTCATCAACGGATTTGGCCTGGGTCAGGGCCTGACCGGTGCCGGCCCCGATCACCACGAGCGCCAGCCCGGTGGCGATGCCGATGCGGGTGCGGGAGAGCAGTTTCGCCTGACGGGTGGGCTGCTCGACGAGGTAGTAGGTGACGGTGGCCAGGACCACGCTGATACCGACGATCGCCCAGCCCTCCTGTGGGGTCAGTGTTCCGTCGCGCTCGGCGAACACGACCAGCGGCCAGTGCCAGAGGTAGAGCGAGTAGGAGATGTCGCCGATCCAGGTCAGCGGCCTCAGTGCCAGCACGGTCTTCACACTGTTCGGTGCGTCGCCGAAGCCCAGCACCAGAACGGTGCCGATGATGACCATGGCGGTGAGCGGACCGGGCCACATGGTGGTCGGCTTCACCACGAACAGGGACACGAAGATCAGGGCGAGCCCGGCCCAGCTGAGAAGACCGGTCCACCGTGGGCGCTCCGGCCCGTTCCGCCAGGCCGGGCGGCTCGCCATGACCACTGCGCACAGGGCACCGGCCGCGAGCTCCCAGACCCGGGTCTGCGTGGTGAAGTACGTCTGGGCGCTGTAGGTGGCCAGCGCGAGGGTGAACGAGCCGACGGTGATCAGGCCGATCACCGCGATCGCGACCTTGCGCGTGCGAGCCAGCAGCACCAGGCTCATGAGCAGCGGCCAGAAGACGTAGAACTGCTCCTCGATGGACAGCGACCAGTAGTGCTGCAACGGGCTCGCCGCCGCGCCCTCGGCCAGATAGTCCACCGAACTGGCGGCCAGCCGCCAGTTCACGATGTAGGTGCTGGCCGCGACGGCGTCGGAGCCGATGCTCTCCCAGCGGGCGGGCGGTAGGTACCAGCGTGACACCACACAGGTCACCAGCAGCACCAGGGCGCTGGCGGGCAGCAGACGGCGCAGGCGCCGGGCCCAGAACGTCGGCAGCGAGATCCGGCCGGTGCGGTCGTGTTCACGCACGAGGAGGCCGGTGATGAGAAAGCCGGAAAGAACGAAGAACACATCGACGCCGATGAAACCACCGCTCGGCCCGAGGCCGGTGTGGTAGAGCAGCACCGTCAGGACAGCCACGGCTCGCAGACCCTGGATGTCGTTGCGATGGGACGGCCTAGGAGCCGTCGGGACGCGTCCGGCGGGTGGCGGCGCGTCGACGGGAGCTTGCTTCACAACCCCATAAAAGCTCAAGAGACGAAAATGGTTGTCCGGTTTTGGGATTTTTTACACCAGGTTCTTTCGTCGTGCACGTTCATGATCGATCTGCTCCGGTTCTTGGGACGGCCCGTGCATAATCGCACGCGCCCGGAAGCTCCCGGCCTGGTTTGGATGTCCGGGCACCGGGCGATCGAATAAGAACGCTACCCGTGCATCCGGTCGCCGCGCAGCGTTAACCCGTTGTTCATGGCCACACAGAAAACGGACAGGCCGGGGCCGCAAAAGCCCCGTCCTGCCCGTCGGTTGGTCACATGCGTCACTGGTTGATCGTGGTGATCCCGAAATCACTGCTGGCCGTGCGGAAGTCCTGGTATAAGACCCGGGTCTGCGGGCCCCAGCCCTGCTGTCCCGTGTTGTTGCAGTCCCACAGCTGCACCTTCGCGCCGTTCGTGTTGATGGCACCCAGATGCGCGTCCAGGCAACGGTTGTTGTATATCGAGCGGATCGGTCCGGCTACTGAGCCGTTGAACTTCCACTGTTGCTGGGCGGAGCCGTTGCACTGCCACAGCTGGACGATGGTGCCGTTCCCGTTGATCGTGCCCAGGTCGGCGTCCAGGCAGTACGCCTGATTCGTAGCACTACGGATGGAACCATCGTTGTTGAACACGAAATTCTGCTGCATGCTGTTGTTGCAGTCCCAGAGCTGAATCCTGGTGCCATTGCGATTCAGGTTGTTCGCGTCGGCATCCAGGCACTTCCCGTTGTACGAGACCTTGATCGGGTAGGAGGAACCGCTGCCCGAGATCGTTCCCTTCGCCGTCACCTTGTCACCGTTCAGGGTGAACACCGGTCCGCCGCTGTCGCCCGGGCGGGAGGCAATGCCGCCGACCGAATACGCCAGCACCAGATCGGTATAGGTCTCGCCGCCGAAGGAGTAGCTGTACGAGAAGTTGAGCGAGTTCTGGATGTTGCACTGCGCGCCGCTCGTCATACCCGACTGGCAGATCCACTCGTTCGGGAAGGTGTCGCCCCAGCCGCTGACGGCCTTCGTGAACTGGGCCCGGTCCTCATAGCGCTTGGTGCCGCCGCCGTCCCAGATCCGCCCCGAGGCGCCGGCGGTGATCAGCATGATGTCGTGTGCCAGGTTCTTGCGCTCGCCGGCGCCGACCGTGCGGGTGGCGTCGCCGTTCT
This genomic interval from Kineosporia sp. NBRC 101731 contains the following:
- a CDS encoding ricin-type beta-trefoil lectin domain protein, with the protein product MFHRWQILGVPALIAGCLVATPIAAQAAPDDPKPTHTEEQPFAHVPAAQKSRMQQQAPLVAAAQRLRDRIESGPHAGYTGISLTSKGVSVYWKGTAPAGIQALVRGEKTASLHPARYSRTELRKAEKQAMVYITATDGPVYGVRVPADGSGLVAQTSSPISTATVNRFRTRALDSSSVKIRMEVAPAPKPSWRQDDYAPYYGGGRITTPGGGWCSSGFAVRQGSTQYLLTAGHCGWTGGVFKNGDATRTVGAGERKNLAHDIMLITAGASGRIWDGGGTKRYEDRAQFTKAVSGWGDTFPNEWICQSGMTSGAQCNIQNSLNFSYSYSFGGETYTDLVLAYSVGGIASRPGDSGGPVFTLNGDKVTAKGTISGSGSSYPIKVSYNGKCLDADANNLNRNGTRIQLWDCNNSMQQNFVFNNDGSIRSATNQAYCLDADLGTINGNGTIVQLWQCNGSAQQQWKFNGSVAGPIRSIYNNRCLDAHLGAINTNGAKVQLWDCNNTGQQGWGPQTRVLYQDFRTASSDFGITTINQ
- a CDS encoding acyltransferase family protein; translation: MKQAPVDAPPPAGRVPTAPRPSHRNDIQGLRAVAVLTVLLYHTGLGPSGGFIGVDVFFVLSGFLITGLLVREHDRTGRISLPTFWARRLRRLLPASALVLLVTCVVSRWYLPPARWESIGSDAVAASTYIVNWRLAASSVDYLAEGAAASPLQHYWSLSIEEQFYVFWPLLMSLVLLARTRKVAIAVIGLITVGSFTLALATYSAQTYFTTQTRVWELAAGALCAVVMASRPAWRNGPERPRWTGLLSWAGLALIFVSLFVVKPTTMWPGPLTAMVIIGTVLVLGFGDAPNSVKTVLALRPLTWIGDISYSLYLWHWPLVVFAERDGTLTPQEGWAIVGISVVLATVTYYLVEQPTRQAKLLSRTRIGIATGLALVVIGAGTGQALTQAKSVDDPVNALGAAAPTQLQQTATALTPRPEKAAVDNGEIYDRDCPSNYADDTINLCVFDYRTGGVGPRVMAVGDSKMGQWLPTLIQIAKEHHWQLTSITKAGCAFSDTRRYQAPKVEYSNCVTWNDSVKQEALKEHPDLLVTTQLEYYATVRNGVGLTGEANRQEMIRGLNVRLHEMQNAGIPTVTIAETPRMLHDMPECVSTHLEDLMACSRSRPFALRNSGMVKAASAETDTPVIDLNDKICAAERCPAVMGDMLMYRDDHHLTATYARTLTPYFEEQLSPALVRYKLRQTLLGTTPATIQPSTSSTSTGAAQPRATQG
- a CDS encoding SAM-dependent methyltransferase yields the protein MPNSARMYDYWLGGKDNYAADRQLAELFLQKIPSMREMARANRDFVTRATHYLAAHGVRQFIDIGTGIPTSPNLHETAQSIAPDAHVVYADNDPVVLAHARALMISNEVGQVAYIDADVRKPEQLLGSTELREQLDLDRPVALMLVAVLMLIDDAEDIHATVAQLRDALPSGSYLAITHPTADFDPPVVQEVTDSARATGMTFVPRSRDEVASFFGDWDVVEPGIVPVRAWPDENVDGAKSAWYWAAIARKP